The Nitrospirota bacterium genome includes the window TCAACACCTCTGTTGCCTGAAGAGCACCTACTACACCTGTAATTGCTCCTAATACGCCTGCCTCCTGGCAGGACGGCACAAGTCCTGGCGGAGGAGGCTCCTCAAAAAGACAGCGGTAGCAGGGGCCATCACCTGGAATTATTGTTGTAACCTGTCCTTCAAACTTCAATATAGCGCCGCTAATCAAGGGTTTTTTAAGCATCACACATGCGTCATTAACAAGATACCTCGTTGGAAAATTATCGCTTCCATCAACGACTGCATCGTAATCTCTTATAAGGTCAAGGATGTTGTCTTTGTTTATCTTTTCGTTTAATGCCACAACATTAACATCAGGGTTCAGAGACTCAAAAGTGGCTTTTGCCGACTCTACTTTGGGCCTTCCAATGGTCTTTGTGCTGTGGGCAATTTGCCTCTGCAGGTTGCTTATCTCTACACTGTCGCTATCTATAATAGCAATAGTCCCTACACCTGCTGCAGTAAGATAATATCCTACAGGACATCCGAGGCCGCCTGCCCCAACTATAAACACCTTTGCCCTTGCAATTTTTTTCTGGCCTTTGCCTCCAACCTCTGGAAGTATTATATGGCGACTGTATCTCTGGAGCTGCTCCTCTGTAAATTCCATCAGTCCCCCACCTCTTTTCTTACCTGGATAACCCAGTCAGTATTATTTATCTGTTCCACCTTTAAGACCTTATGGCCGTAATTCTCCATAGCCTTTGGTATGCTCTGAATGGCCTCAGGATAATCGAGGAGTATCTCAAGAACTTCTCCAACCTCGATATCCTCTATAGCTAACTTGGACTTAACCAGCGTGTATGGACAAATCTCTCCTTTTATATTTATCTTTTTTTTAATTTCTATCGTGTCTCCCATTTTATCCTTCTTTTCCTTCAACCCTTATATAAATGCTCTTGCCTGCAACAACAGACAATTTATCAAGCTCTCTTAAAGAATGGACTACATCCTTTTCCCTCGCCTCATGGGTCATCATTACAAGAGGTACTGCCTTTTCCTTTTTTCTCCCTTTCTGAATAACAGACTCAATACTTATATTATTTGAGCCAAGTATACCAGAAATCTTTGACAGGACGCCTGGTTTATCAATAGCCGAAAACCTGAAATAGTAACGGCTGGACACATCTTCCATTTTCTTTATCTTCAGGTCAGCCCTCTCATCCACCCTTCGCCCCAGGCCAGGGATTCTTCCCACAGAACCCATCTTTATATCCCTCGCTATATCGGCAATATCACTCACCACTGCGCTGCCAGTCGGCATATCGCCTGCGCCCCTTCCATAATAAAGGGTCGAACCCACTGCATCTCCTTCAACGTATATCGCATTAAAAACCCCGTCTACTTTAGCAATCAGATAATCCTCAGGCAACATTGTTGGATGAACCCTGAGCTCAATCTCTCTGTCAACCTGTTTTGCTATTGCCAGGAGTTTTATCTTATAACCGAACTCTGAAGCAAAGGCTATATCCAGAGGAGTTATCTCTGTAATCCCCTCTGTGAATATCTTTTTAAAAGACAATGGTATCCCAAAAGATAGAGACCCAAGGATAGCGAGTTTGTGTGCAGAATCAATCCCCTCTACATCGAGGGTCGGATCCGCCTCGGCATATCCAAGCCTCTGGGCATCTTTAAGCGCCTTAGAAAACTCTATACCCTCTTCTGTCATCCTGGTTAAGATGTAGTTAGATGTCCCATTAATTATTCCGTATATGGCCTCAATCTTATCCCCTATAAGGGCCTCTCTGACAACCCTTATTATCGGTATCCCTCCGGCAACAGCGCCTTCAAAGCCAAGTTCAACCATGTTCTTCTCAGCAGCGCTGAATATTTCAGCCCCTTCGGTTGCAAGGAGCGCCTTATTAGCTGTAACCACATGCTTCCCATTTTTTATAGCTGATAAGATTATGTCCTTAGCTGGATGAATGCCGCCAATGAGTTCAACGACAATGTCAATGCTCGGGTCTTTAATGATTTCCCTGGCATCTTTAATAAGTATACCACGGGGCAGTTTGACCCCCCTGTCCCTTTTTATATCAAGGTCAGCGATTTTACCGATGACTATAGGGAAGCCAAGGCGCCTCTTTAAATCCTCTCCTTTATCGAGAAGAATTTTGACAACGCCTGTCCCCACTGTCCCAAAACCTATTAATCCTATGGATATGGCTGACCGTTTCACTCTTAACCTCTATAGAAAAGGGATTTATATATTATGCTTTAAGTGGCTTGATTTGTTCAAGATTTTATTTGGAAAAGGAAATTACAGTTGAGTCACAAAATATTCAGGTTCAAGTCGTTGCGACTCGTAACTGAGTTACAAACTTGAACCCGCTGATCGTTACAACGGCTTAAAGCTAAATGACAGTATATATAATTCTTATGACTCCACTTTCATTAAAACTTTAATGAGGGCATCTATAACTACAGGGTCAAATTGGGTCCCTGCATTTTTCTTCATCTCTTCAATAGCGTCTTTTCTATTCATCTTTTTTCTGTAAGGTCTATCCGAAGTTATAGCATCATAGGCATCAGCTACAGTGAGTATTCTGGCCATTAGGGGAATCTTCTCACCTGTTAGCCCGTCAGGAGAACCGCTTCCGTCATATCGCTCGTGATGATGGAGGATTCCCTGAAGAACATCTCCTAATCCTTTGATGTTTTCAAGTATTTCTACGGCAATAATAGGGTGCCTCATTATTGCCGCTATTTCCTCATTATTTAAAGGCTCGTTTTTCTCCAGGAGGGTGTCGGGTATTCCTATCTTTCCCACATCATGGAGGATACCGCATATCTCCAATCTCTCAGTAAAGTTTTCATTTAGCCCCATCTCCTGGGCTATGGCAATAGCATAAGCTGTGACCATTTCTGAATGGCCTGCATTCCACGCAGACTTCTTATCCAGGGCTAATGCCAGGGATTTAACAGTGCCGAGGAAGACGTCTTCCAACTTTTGATAAAGTCGGGCATTTTCTATAGCCACGGCTGCCTGGAAGGCTATGGCTGAAAGGAGTTTGAGGTCACTTGAAAAAAACTCTTCCTTAGAAATCTTATCGCTGGCTATAATGACCCCTAAAACTCTCTCTTTTACGATTAAGGGCACACAGAGGACTGATGTCCCGATATAAGGCGTTTTATCGCTTAGCGGGTGTTTTTTTGTATCGCATACAATAAGGGGTTTCATTGTGGTTATCACATAGCCAGGAATGCCTTCTCCCTTGTTGATTCGCACAGGTTTGCTAAAAAATCCTGTAGAATACTCCGTGTACATATCTCCCCTTTCCTCATCTACAAACATTATCGAGACGCTGTTAACTTCCAGGGCATCCATAATCTCTCCGGCTATCTTCTCACATATATTTTTGATGCTCTTCTCGGCCGCGAGGTTCTCTGACAGGGTATAGAGGATATCCATCTCCTCGTAGATTCTGGCCAGCTCCTCGACTGCATGCTTAAAATCGCTATCTTCCACCACTTTATTACGTCCTCGTCATTCCGCTCTACGAGTCATTGACCTGGATTGTCTCCTGAACTATCTTTAATACTTTTCTTGGGCTAAAGGGTTTGGTGAGATAGTGAGCAACTCCTGCCTCAATACATAGTCTCTCGTCTGATTCCTGGCCCTTTGCAGTAAGCATTATTATAGGGATATTAGAAAGTGACGAATCTGCCTTTATAATCCGGCAGGCATCTAATCCGCTTATGCCAGGCATCATCCAGTCTAAAATTATGAGGTCAGGTCTCTCTGCTCGGGCCTTTTCTATGGCTTCTTTACCATTGGTGCTTGATAAAACCTTTATACCGGCATTCTCGAGTTTGTCTTTCAGCATCATTATTATAAATGCCTCATCGTCAACTACCAGGACTTTTTTTGAATTCATCTAAAACACCTCCTTCTTCATGCCTTAACAGGCAAGCTTATGGTAAATTTAGTTCCTTCCCCTATCCTGCTCTCTACCTTTATGTCTCCTTTATAGGCATTCACTATCTCCTGAACCAATGAAAGCCCCAGTCCAGTGCCTTTGACCTTTTTCTGGTGTAAAGGTGAACGATAAAATTTCTCGAAGATGTGCGGCAAGTCTTTTTTAGATATGCCCCAGCCTGTGTCCTCCACTGTTATCTCTATAAGATTCTCACCCCTTTTTTCCATAGGGTATGCATTGAGTTTTACATATGTCCCATTGTCAGAATATGTGAGTGAGTTGGTTAGAAGATTGAGAATCATCTGGCACATAGCCTCTCTGTCAGCATCTATGAAAAGCCTGTCCTGTGTGAGAAGTTTTATCTTTATGTCCTTTCTCGCAGCATTCTGGCTTACAGAGGTTATGCATTCCTTGAAGAGGTCTGTTATGTTTATCCTCTGTTTCTTTAAGACCTTTTTGCCGCTTTCTATCATGGCTATATCCAGAAATTCATTTACCATCCTTGAGAGCCGCTCTCCTTCGTCATAAATGGTTTTTAGATATTTCTCCACTTTCTCTGAACCATTTACCTCTTTATCAATAAGCATCTCTGTCATTCCCACAATGGCTGATAACGGCGCCCTGAATTCATGGGATACCGTCCTGACAAATTCTGTCTTCATGCGCTCTATCTCTTTTTTATGAGTAATATCCCTGAAGACGCTAACCGACCCTATTACCGTCCCTTTTGCATCCAGGACAGGCCCGCTGCTTAAATGGATGGGAATCCTGTGGCCTGAAGAAGTATTGGAGTACATCTCTCCTGAAAATCGTTCTCCCTTATATACGATTGACAGGAAAGGGCAAAAGGATTCGCAGAGGCTGTGCCCTTCCTCATCTGTATGCTTTAATACTTCTTTGCAGGGCTTTCCAATAACCTCCTCTGCTTTAAACCCTGTAATCTTTTCTGCCGAAGGATTCCAGGAAATGATTTGCCGTTCTATGTTAGCAGAATATACGCCATCTGCAATCCCATACAGAAGGGACTCAGCCTTGCTCCTTTCTGAAGCTACTGCCTCAAAAAGCTGGGACTTAATGTCCTTTTCCATCTGGTAAAGCCTTATATTCTCTATAGCAACGCCTATCATCTCTCCAATGGAGGATAACAACTCTATCTCGGTATTTAGAAATGGCCTCTGGTTTTTTGAAAAAAGGCAGAAAACGCCCTGAACTTCTTCCCTTCTTTTTATAGGAATACATGCATAGGATTTCATTTCAGCCTTTTTCAAAACATTAAGGGTATGACTATCAGTCCGTGGTTCTGACGATATATCATTGATAATGATAGGCTTCATTTTTAAAGCAACAATGCCAGGCATGTCTTCTCCTAACTTCACTTTGCCGAGCTTCCCGACAAATTCCTCGGAGACCCCTTTATGGGATCTGCAAACAAGATATTCCCTTCTGTCATCGAGGAGGAATATGCCGCCTCCATCCATCCTAATTCAGCCATTCTGTTAAAAGAGGCGGCTAACTGTCT containing:
- a CDS encoding sulfurtransferase TusA family protein, translated to MEIKKKINIKGEICPYTLVKSKLAIEDIEVGEVLEILLDYPEAIQSIPKAMENYGHKVLKVEQINNTDWVIQVRKEVGD
- a CDS encoding PAS domain-containing protein; translated protein: MDGGGIFLLDDRREYLVCRSHKGVSEEFVGKLGKVKLGEDMPGIVALKMKPIIINDISSEPRTDSHTLNVLKKAEMKSYACIPIKRREEVQGVFCLFSKNQRPFLNTEIELLSSIGEMIGVAIENIRLYQMEKDIKSQLFEAVASERSKAESLLYGIADGVYSANIERQIISWNPSAEKITGFKAEEVIGKPCKEVLKHTDEEGHSLCESFCPFLSIVYKGERFSGEMYSNTSSGHRIPIHLSSGPVLDAKGTVIGSVSVFRDITHKKEIERMKTEFVRTVSHEFRAPLSAIVGMTEMLIDKEVNGSEKVEKYLKTIYDEGERLSRMVNEFLDIAMIESGKKVLKKQRINITDLFKECITSVSQNAARKDIKIKLLTQDRLFIDADREAMCQMILNLLTNSLTYSDNGTYVKLNAYPMEKRGENLIEITVEDTGWGISKKDLPHIFEKFYRSPLHQKKVKGTGLGLSLVQEIVNAYKGDIKVESRIGEGTKFTISLPVKA
- a CDS encoding homoserine dehydrogenase: MKRSAISIGLIGFGTVGTGVVKILLDKGEDLKRRLGFPIVIGKIADLDIKRDRGVKLPRGILIKDAREIIKDPSIDIVVELIGGIHPAKDIILSAIKNGKHVVTANKALLATEGAEIFSAAEKNMVELGFEGAVAGGIPIIRVVREALIGDKIEAIYGIINGTSNYILTRMTEEGIEFSKALKDAQRLGYAEADPTLDVEGIDSAHKLAILGSLSFGIPLSFKKIFTEGITEITPLDIAFASEFGYKIKLLAIAKQVDREIELRVHPTMLPEDYLIAKVDGVFNAIYVEGDAVGSTLYYGRGAGDMPTGSAVVSDIADIARDIKMGSVGRIPGLGRRVDERADLKIKKMEDVSSRYYFRFSAIDKPGVLSKISGILGSNNISIESVIQKGRKKEKAVPLVMMTHEAREKDVVHSLRELDKLSVVAGKSIYIRVEGKEG
- the moeB gene encoding molybdopterin-synthase adenylyltransferase MoeB; this encodes MEFTEEQLQRYSRHIILPEVGGKGQKKIARAKVFIVGAGGLGCPVGYYLTAAGVGTIAIIDSDSVEISNLQRQIAHSTKTIGRPKVESAKATFESLNPDVNVVALNEKINKDNILDLIRDYDAVVDGSDNFPTRYLVNDACVMLKKPLISGAILKFEGQVTTIIPGDGPCYRCLFEEPPPPGLVPSCQEAGVLGAITGVVGALQATEVLKFILGKGDLLKGELLIYNALKTSFRRVKIPRNPDCPICSENPKIKELIDYTQEYCAI
- a CDS encoding response regulator; this translates as MNSKKVLVVDDEAFIIMMLKDKLENAGIKVLSSTNGKEAIEKARAERPDLIILDWMMPGISGLDACRIIKADSSLSNIPIIMLTAKGQESDERLCIEAGVAHYLTKPFSPRKVLKIVQETIQVNDS
- a CDS encoding HD domain-containing protein, with protein sequence MEDSDFKHAVEELARIYEEMDILYTLSENLAAEKSIKNICEKIAGEIMDALEVNSVSIMFVDEERGDMYTEYSTGFFSKPVRINKGEGIPGYVITTMKPLIVCDTKKHPLSDKTPYIGTSVLCVPLIVKERVLGVIIASDKISKEEFFSSDLKLLSAIAFQAAVAIENARLYQKLEDVFLGTVKSLALALDKKSAWNAGHSEMVTAYAIAIAQEMGLNENFTERLEICGILHDVGKIGIPDTLLEKNEPLNNEEIAAIMRHPIIAVEILENIKGLGDVLQGILHHHERYDGSGSPDGLTGEKIPLMARILTVADAYDAITSDRPYRKKMNRKDAIEEMKKNAGTQFDPVVIDALIKVLMKVES